In Cyanobacterium stanieri LEGE 03274, the DNA window ACGTTGTTTGATTCTAGTAGCTTTACCTACTCTATCTCTGAGATAGTATAGTTTAGCTCGTCTAACTTTACCTCTACGGATAACTTGAATGTCCGCAATTTTAGGAGAGTGTAAAAGGAATACTCTTTCTACTCCTACCCCTTGGAAAATTTTACGAACGGTGATGGTTTCATTGATTCCACCATTGCGCATGGCGATAATAGTTCCCTCGAAGGGCTGGACTCTTTCTTTACCACCTTCTTGGATACGAACACCTACTTTTACGGTGTCGCCGACGTTAAGGGATGGTAATGAGCCTTTTTCTTTCATATAATCGGACTCGATGGACTCGATTATGGCTTTTGCATTTATAGACATTGACTTTTTATTTGTCCAAAACTCACAATTCATCATCATAGCTTTTTTGGGGAGTGCTTGTCAATGCTTCGTTGGTCTTATTTTGAATATGCTTAATTATGGGGCTTGATGAATTATTTATAGTAGGAAATGGGAAAACTCAGTTAAAGTAGAGATGTGTTTATTTTAGTTAATGAGGAAAATCTATCGCAATGCAGCCAGAAGGGGCAACGGAAAATACTATTCAATCCCTCAAAGATGCCCTTAATCGTTGTCAGGAATTGGGCATGAGAGTATCTAGGCAAAGAAGATTTATTTTGGAGTTGTTGTGGTCACGGCAGGATCATTTAAGTGCTAAACAAGTATATGATCTTCTCAGTCAACAGGGTAAACATATTGCACCTACGTCGGTTTATCAAAATTTGGAAGCTCTTTCTCACCATGGCATCATTGAGTGTGTGGATAGACACGATGGCAGATTATACGGTAATGTTACGGATGGACATAGTCATGTCAATATCATTGATACCAATAAAATTATTAATGTCAATGTGGAGTTACCTCCTGAGTTGATTGAGCAAATAGAACAACAGACGGGGGTAAAGGTTGTAAATTATCGTGTGGACTTTTTTGGCTATCGTAATCAAAATTAATCATGAAAAATGATGCTAATGTCAACATTTTGTTGATAGATGATGATCCTGTTTTTCGTCTTGGTTTAATTGCTTTAATTCAGGGGGAGAGTAATTCTAATATTAGAATTTTGGCGCAGGGTAAAATGGCGGATACTTTACCTTTGTTGAAGGAAAATCCTGCGGATTTGTTGTTGGTGTCTTTGGATTTGGCGGTTGAACCTGGGAGGATGAAAAGTTTGCTCGGTTTGAGCCGTAAGTTAGCAGATTCTTATCCTAATGTGCCTATTTTTTTGATTACTCCTTGGGGGAGTGATGAAAATATCAAAACTATTGCTAATGTTAGGGGTTGTTGTCCTCGAAATATTGCAATTCCTGAGCTAATTAAGGGTATTAAAATATGTGCTAGGGGTAAGAGTTATTTTGTTAATATTAAAAATAAAAATCGTCGCTTTATTGGTGGTTGGCTTTATCGTCAATGTGAGCTGGGTTTGAGGGAAATTGAAAGGGGTATTAGGGAAGTTAATTTTCATTTAAGGAATAGTAGTTTATCTCCTCTTGATGTACTTTTTTGGCAGGGCAGAAGGAGGGAGTTAAGGTTTGTAAGGTGGTTGGTGAGTCAGTTTGTGGCGACTCCTGATGGGATGTTAAATAGTTCTATGGACGATGAGGAGTTGTTGGGAGAGTCTGATTCTGTGGTTAGTTTACCTGCGTCACGGGTTGATTCTGCGATGGTTGTGGGTGGAGATGATGAGGTAGATTATGAAGATTTAATTATTAAAAAAATTGGCGGTTCTTTGAGTAACAAAACTGGATTATTTTTAGAGATTGATGTTTTAAGGGGGGATAAAAAAAAGGAACTTTTTTTGTTAATATTTAAGGAGTTTAAGCAGTTAGTTTTAGAGTTAAAAACTTTGGGTTTAAGGGAGAGTGAAGTTATTGAGAGAGAGTTATCTATTCTTCGGGAGTTGTGGCAGGGGGTTGTTACGAAGTTTTTGGGGCGATATGTGGCGTTAGATAGTGGTGATAGTAGGTTGGTGGATTTTAAGGAGACTGTTTTGAAGGAGGGACAATTTTTGGTGGCAAATAGTTTTATTAGTGTCCCTTTTTTTGATCAATTATTGTTATATTCTGTGTTAGGGAAGGACTTTTTTATTGATGGTCAAGTTTATGATTATCAGGGTAAGTCAGCTTGTGAAATTGAACAAATTTTGATGGAAAATGTGTTAGTGGCGATCGCCTGTAGCACCATGCAATTTACCTTAAATAATTTATCAGAATCCCAACCGATTAAACATAATCTTTTCAAACAAGAATGGAAATCATCCCGTAAGATAGCTATGTTTCGGAACAATTTAGCATGGAAATATAAAAGGGAAAAATATTGGCAAATCCCTCGTAACATTTTTGAAGACGAATATCAAATCTTAAAACTAGGTTATCAAGGTATTATCAAAACAAAAATCAGTCATCCACGACACCAAGAATTAAACTCCCTAACTGGTGTTCCTTGGTTAATTACCATGATGATTGAATTTGTAGATAGTATTACAAGGGGATTACAGGCGATCGCCGATATACTTGGAAAAGCAGTAGTCTTTATTCTCACAGAAATTATAGGTAGGGGAATAGGCTTAATCGGCAAAGGGATAATACAAGGAATCGGCAACAAAATCAAACCCTAAAACAACTTCCACCAACGGCGCCCCCCATCGGGAAACACCGTAGCCCAATTAACCCTAGCATCCTTCAACTGATTTTGACTAACCTTGACATTCTTTAAATTAGCCCCGCAAAAATTAGCATCCGCTAGATTTGCATTAGTAAAATCAGCCCCCTGTAGATTAGCCCCTCGAAAATCAGCATCCCGTAACTCACTCTTAGCAAAATAAGCCTGAGCTAAATTAGCATTAGAAAAATTAGCCCCCTGTAAATTAGAACTATAAAAATTACTCTGGGCCAAATTACTCTCAATAAAAATCGCCCCTTCCAATTGAGCATAGCGAAAAACAAACTTACTCAACTTAACCCCCGTCAAATTAATATTATTCAACTCCTGCTCACTAAAATCCTTCTTGCCCCCATTGTAGGCAGCCCTAAAACTCTCATCATCCCACTTAATAACAATATTATTAGTCTTTTTCTTTCTTTTTTGAATTGCCTGTCGTAGTTGTTGGGTAGGAGACATCGTCACATCCCCCGTCTGAGTGGCAGATAAATCAGTAGTCGAAACATCATCCGAACCCTTATCCGCAGATTGAATAACCGTTATAAAACTTTGGTTCAAACTCTGCTCAAAAGGTGCAACATCTAAACCCTTTAACAACTCCTCAGCAGTCTTGTAGCGCTCCTTCACATTGGGCATCAACATTTTACCCAGCACCTTCTTAAAACTAGGACTAATATTAACCTCATTTTCCCAAACAAGATCTCCGGTTTCCGAATCCCGTTCAAACTTTTTGGGAGACTTGCCCGTCAACAGATAGAGACAAGTAGCCCCAAGGGCATATATATCACTGGCATAAATGGGGCGCATCGCCATTTGTTCAGGGGGAGCATAACCCATGGTACCCACCGCAAATTGAGTGAGGGCAGTTTGTCCATAGGTTTGAGCTAATTGGGTATTAACCTGATCCTTTACTGCTCCAAAATCAATTAAAATCAATTTACCATCCTTTTTACGGCGCAGGATATTAGCGGGTTTAATATCTCGATGGATTACTTTTTCTGAATGTAAATATTGTAAAATCGGTACGATTTCCGCTAAAAATCTTTTAACCCCCAACTCTCCATATACCCCTTTTTCCTTAACTTCCTTTTGCAGATTATCACCATTAATCAACTCTTGAATAACATAAAACTTCTCATCGTCCACAAAATGATTAAGTAACTTAGGTATCTGAGGATGATTAATTTTAGCTAAGGTTTTGGCTTCCCTCTTAAATAAACTAAGAGCCATTTTAAAGGCTTGAGGATCATCTACAATGGGTCGTAACTGTTTTACTACACAAAGGGGATCATCTTTTTTAATTAAATCCACCCCCACAAAGGTAGCCCCGAAGCCTCCCTTACCCAATCTTTTGATGACTCGATAGCGTTTATTGAGAATTAAACTACAACCACAAGTATTACAGTTTTTGAGCTTAGGATGGTTTTTGGGGTTAGGACATTCAGGGTTGACACAATAACTAATAATCATCTGCTTTGCTTCATTTAGGGAAGATTTTTAACATTAGAATAAAAGATTAAAAACATATTCACTACCACCAACGTCGTTTACCATTGGGTAAGATAGTTCTCCAGTTAGTTTTGGCAAGGCGTAATTGCTCATCATCAACCTTTGCTTCCGTGAGATTAGCCCCACAGAGATTGGCATCTTTGAGACTAGCTTCTGTGAGATTGGCCTTTTGTAAATCAGCGCCTTGTAAGTCAGCATTTTTCAGGTTAGCTTTATATAGTTCGGCTCGTTTTAAAACAGCTTCCCGTAGGTTTGCTTGGGCAAAATTTGCCCCCATGAGATTAGTACGATAGAGGTTGGCTTTTTGTAAGTTTACCCCAATTAATTTACTTTGAGAAAAACTAGAGCCTGGTAATTTTAAACCTTCTAAATCAAAACCATTTAAGGTTTGTTGGCTAAAGTTACGATTACCCCGTTGATATTCTTGGATAATCATTTCTGGGGAGGTTATTTGTAGTTTTTGAACTTGAACTCTGGGGGTAGATATTTTTTGTTTAAGGGGTTGATTTTGTTTTTCCCTTCTCTTACGAATGGCATCGGCTAGGTTTTGGGTGGTTAAATTGGAACTAGAATCGCTGTCTTGTGGTTCATCGGGTTTATTTTCTTCTTTGGGGGTAGTGGTAGTAAAGAACATACTTTCTGCCAATTCTTGTTCGTAGGGTACTAAGTCTAGGGCTTCGATGACTTCCTTAGCGGAGTTAAATCTTTTCTTAACATCAATTTCGAGCATTTTATTTAAGACTTTGGCAAAGGTACTACTGACGGTGGTATGGTTTTCCCATGCTAGTTCCCCTGTTTCGGCGTCGCATAAGTCTTTGGGGGCTTTCCCTGTGAGTAGGAAAATGCAGGTTGCTCCAAGGGCATAAACATCGCTGGAGTAAACGGGGCGCATGGCTAGTTGTTCGGGGGGTGCAAAGCCCATAGTCCCGACAGAAATTTTAGTAAAGGCACTCTGGGGGTTGGCGTTCATGAGTTTGGTGTTAACTTCTTCTTTGACGGCCCCGAAGTCGATGAGAAAAAGTTTTTTGCTTTCTTTTTCCCTCAGGATATTACCCGGTTTGATGTCTCGGTGGATAACTTTACGGGAGTGGATATATTCTAGTACGGGGAGCATACTACGGAGGAAGTTTTTGGCGGAGGATTCTTGATAGATTCTGCCTTTTTTAACTTCTCTTTCTAAGTCTCGTCCTAGGATAAAGTCTTGAATGAGGTAGAATTGTTCTTTTTCTTCAAAGTAATCGATAAGTTTGGGAATTTGGGCATGTTCTAGTTTTGCCATGGTTTTGGCTTCCCGATTGAATAAGTCAAGAGCGGTGCTGTAGGAGTCGGGGTTGGCGGAGGCTGGGTCTAGTTGTTTGATGACGCAGTATTGATTTTTATTGCCCATGTCCACGGCAAGATAGGTGGTGCCGAATCCTCCTTTACCGATTTTTTTGATGGCGACGTATCTTTTATGGAGAATTAGATGAGATCCACAACTTCTGCATTTCCTTGTTTTGGTGTCGTTTTGGGGGTTTTCGCAATGGGGATTAAGGCAATAAATAACACTCATTCACTCTAGTTCTCTTCTGAGCTAATTTTGATTATTCATCAGAAAGTTTAATTTCAGTGTATCTTAATTTTTGATGATCGAGACTTTATGGTTAATAAAAAGTTGTGTTATGGGTGATTAGGTCGAGATTTTCTGATTAAAGGTGATAACATTTGATTCTAAGGCTATATTTTTTTATTATTAGTTTCTAATTAATATTTTCCTATGAAAGCAATGATTTTGGCGGCGGGGAAAGGTACTCGTATTCGTCCTATTACCCATACTATTCCTAAACCTTTGATTCCTATTTTACAAAAACCTGTGATGGAGTTTTTGTTGGAGTTGTTGAGGCAACATGGTTTTGATGAGGTTATGGTTAATGTGAGCCATTTGGCCGAGCAGATTGAGAGTTATTTTCGTGATGGGCAAAGGTTTGGGGTGCAGATTGGTTATTCTTTTGAAGGGAGTATTGTGGATGGTGAGTTGGTGGGTAATGCGTTAGGTTCGGCTGGGGGGATTAAGCGGATTCAAGAGTTTAATCCTTTTTTTGATGATACTTTTGTGGTGTTGTGTGGGGATGCTTTGATTGATCTTGATTTGACTGAGGTGGTGCGACGGCATAAGGAAAAAGGGGCGATCGCAACGGTGGTAACTAAGTCAGTGCCTAGGGAGGCAGTGCCGAGTTATGGGGTGGTGGTAACGGATGATGATGGCAAAATTTTAACGTTTCAGGAAAAGCCATCGGTGGAAGAAGCGCTGAGCACGGAAATTAATACGGGTATTTATATTTTTGAACCGGAGGTTATTGATTATATTCCTCCGAATCAGGAATATGATATTGGGGGTGATTTATTCCCTCGTTTGGTGGAGTTGGGTTTGCCTTTTTATGGGGTAAATATGGATTTTGAGTGGGTGGATATTGGTAAGGTGCCGGATTATTGGCAGGCGATTCGCTCGGTGTTATCTGGGGAAATTAAAAATGTGGATATTCCGGGTAAGGAGATTAAACCGGGGGTTTATACGGGGGTTAATGTGTCCATTAACTGGGATAAGGTGGATATTACTGGCCCTGTTTATATTGGGGGGATGACTCACATTGAGGATGGGGCAAAAATTGTTGGCCCGGCGATGATTGGCCCTAATTGTTGGATTTGTGAGGGGGCTACGGTGGATAATAGTGTTATTTTTGAGTATTCCCGTTTGGGTAGGGGGGTTCGTTTGGTGGACAAACTTGTTTTCGGTCGTTATTGTGTGGATAAGACGGGAAGTGCGATCGATGTTAAGGAGGCGGCGTTGGATTGGTTGATTACTGATTCTCGCCAAAATTGTCCCACTCATTTGGAAAGGGTGAAGGCGATTTCTGAGTTGATTAATTTTAGGTATTAAATTAATTGATAATGGATAATTGGGAGTTGATAATAAAAAAAATCAATTCTTTCTTGTTGGGTTTTAATATAAAGCCCAACCCACTGTAATGAGGTAATATTTTAGTGACGAATGAGTTAGAAAACAATCCGCAGTTTCGAGATTTTGTGGTGGATACTGGCAAAGTCAGGATTGATGTTTGGTTAGCGGAAAGTTTGGCGGATTTATCACGCTCTCGGGTACAAAGGTTGATTGAGGATGGGCAGGTATATGTTAACGATCGCATTTGTACCCAAAAAAAGCAAGTGTTAAGGGATGGAGATAAAATCCATGTCCACATTCCCCCTGCTGTGCCGTCGCACATTGAAGCGCAAGATATTCCCCTTGATATTCTCTATGAGGATGAGTTTTTAATTATTATCAACAAACCTGCTAATTTTGTGGTACATCCTGCCCCTGGCCATAGTCAAGGTACTCTGGTTAATGCTTTGTTGGCTCATTGTCCCGATTTGAAGGGCATCGGTGGGGTGGAGCGCCCTGGTATTGTCCATCGTCTTGATAAGGATACCACAGGGGCGATCGTGGTGGCAAAAACTGAGCCTGTGTTACATGATTTACAAGCCCAAATTAAGGCTAAAACTGCCCGTCGGGAATATTTGGCCGTGGTATATGGTTCTACCCATCAAGATAGTGGTACAATTGATCTGCCCATCGGTCGTCATCCTACCCAACGGAAAAAGATGGCGGTAGTATCTTTGGAAGATGGGGGCAAAAGGGCCATTACCCATTGGCAGGTGAAGGAGAGGTTGGGTAATTATTCTTGGTTACATTTTCGCTTAGAAACGGGGCGCACCCACCAAATTCGAGTCCATAGCACCCATATGGGCCATCCTATTATCGGCGATCAATTATACGGCTCTGGGCATTCGGTGGGGGTAAATCTTACCGGACAAGCATTACACGCTTTTTGTCTTACCCTTGTTCACCCTATTTTTAAGGAGGAAATAAGGGCGATCGCACCTATCCCCCCAGAAATGGAAAAATTGGTTAAAGTTTTGAAGAATAGACGTTAACAATTATTATCTTTTGCCCATTGCCTGTTGCCTATTGCCTCCTACTAACTTAACTTAACAGTTTCATAGGGCTTCGGCTCAATTACCTGAGTAGATAGATTAGCCCCTGTCAACATAGAGCGAAAATTATCCAAACTACCCTCCTCCTTAAGTAGATTAATCAAAAACCCTTTAAACTCAATGTCACCCCCCGCCGCAGTGGGTAAAATATATTCTGGTTTAAGCCACTGGCACACTTCTAAAGCATTTTTCTGCCCTTTAATCACTGGACCGATAAGGGGTATCTTAATACTGGTTAGAGGGGTAATAATGGCTTTAATACCCGTCTCAGTTTGCAAATTTTGCGAGTGGAAGCCGTGGGGCTCATAATAGATAGAATCACCGTTGGTTAAATCCTTGATAATATAACCATTTTCCACCAAAGTAGGCCCCACAGGAGAGCCTTTTACCGCCTTAATTTCTATGGTGTCATCAATGATATGACTTTCTCCATGGTTGAGGGTGATTATTGTTTGATAACCCAATTCCTGACAAACTTTACTGGCATTGGGAGAAGCAATAACTTTAATATTATGGTCTAATTCTTTTAAGGTAGGTGGATGGGCATGATCTTCTAACCCTTGGGAGAGTAAAATAAAATCTATGTTGCTGGGTATGGGTTGGGGATTACGTTTTTTTCCCTCAAATAACCAATCTAAATTACCAAAGGTTAAACTACCTACTAGCCAAGGATCTAGTAAAATTCTTTTATCTCCAATCTCAATTAACCATGAGTTACTGTCAAACCACGTTAGTTGCATAATATATTTTTCTTATAAAAAATAGCTTTTGTAATAAATTGTAACAATTATTCCGGAGAACGATGGAGGTTGTGTTGAATCATCATCACATGGGAGGCACATTGTTTGGCTTGTTTTTTACTTTTGCCATAACCTGTGGATTTGATGGTTTTATTACGATAATTAAGGGTAATAAGGCATTGGAAAAAGTTATCTATTTTGATGAATTTATATTCGGGATAATCCATTTGATTTGTTTGACAAAGATCATGAATTAGGGATATATAATCTTTTTCAACGGTGGATTTTATGGGGGGGGAAGATGGGTGGTTTTCCTCTGTTTTAATATCTTCTATGGTAGGATTTTGAGGACTGTTGGTTAAATTATTTTCTAAGAAGGCTTTAATATAGTTGAGAGCTGACTTTTGTTTGGCTTTACTCTTTTTTTTATCGATGGCAGGGTGCATAGTGGTTAAACCATCTACATAGCAAAAACTATAGTATCCCTCCTGTTGAGGATACTTATCTATTTTATATTCTACTTTGACATGGTCTAATTGCGATCGCACTAACAACACTGATACAGCGTCAATCTGTTGACCAAAAAAACTATTTATCTTAGCCACAAACCATAACTTATAAAAGTCTTTTGGTTGTAAATAATCAATCTTCTTTTCTACCTCCATTAAAAAATCATTAGTTAAAGAATTACTATCGATTTTTTCATGTAATAAAGCTGAAAAATTTTCTTCAGCCGTCACATTTTTATCTTCCCCCCGATGAGCATTATTAACTAAAACCTTAGATTTATTATCTTTAACTAACTGATTATTAACATATGCCTTAATAGCCATGAGGGCAGAAGTTTGTTTAGCCTTAACTTTTTTGACATCTTCTGCAAAATCAGCGGTAGTTAAACCATTTATAAAACATTTTGCCCGATAGGTTTTATGTTTTTGATTATATTTAACCTCATAATTAACAGTAATATTTTTGATTTGAGAGGCAATTAATAATATAGATATAGTATCGAGATTATCTAAATAAAAAAAGTCATCAATTCTAGCCACAAACCAGATAAAATAAAAATCCTTTAGAGATAAAGTATTAAGCCTTTCTTGGATATAAATTCTTAGTTCAGGTAAACGTTTTTTAGAAGTAAAGTATTCTAATAATTCAGAAAAATCATCCCTAGATAAACTTCTAATCTCTTGCTCCTTAATATGGTCATATTTATTAGCTATATCTACTTTTCTCTTAATACTTAGATAAAGAGATTTATCTTCCTTAAATTGACAGTGAAAATCATTAATATAATCAGCAATAACTTGTAACTCATCAAGATTATAGGGAGAAGATTTTTTATTAATATATGCTTTAATAATGCGATGATTAACCAAATCAACAAAACGTCGAAGGGGGCTAGTAAAATGAGAATAAGTTTCTAGGGCTAAACCCACGTGTTGTAAAGGACAGGGGCTATAAATAGCCGGAACTAGACAATGTCCCATTTCTTTGATAGCCTGATCTAAGTCTTGAATACCGACATCTTGAGTACGGAAAAGAGCAGGAATTTTTTCTTGAGCTAATAAACGGGCAATGGTAGTATTAGTTAAGATCATTAATTCAGCAATTAACTGATGGGTATTCACATTTTCAGCAATTAAATTACCATCTTCATCAATGTAACCATCATCGGTTAAGATACCTGATTTACCTTTTCTTTGACTAGCTAATACTTGGGTAATTTTTTGAATTGTGACTAATAATTGATCATGTTTTTTGGTAGTGGGATTTTTTAAAATATTTTCGACTTCTTCATAACTAAAAGCCCTTAAGTTTTTAAAAATAGTTTCTTGTATCTCAAATTTTATAATGTTGCCTTGACTATCAAGGGTAAAAAAAATTGTCAGGGCTAGTCTTTCTTTTCCTTCCTCCAATGATCCTAAATTGGTACTAATATGAACAGGTAACATAGGAGTATTAGGGTTAGTATGATAGAGGGTAATTACTCTTTTTAATGCCTCTTGATCGATGGGAGAATTTTTAGGAATTAAAGCACCTACGTCAGTGATACTAATCTGTAATTCAAACTGATTATTATCCAATTCAATTAACCAAATAGCATCATCTCTATCAACGGTGGTGGCATCATCAATGGTAATTCCAAAAACACAGGGGCGCTGTTGTCGTGCGAGGTTGATTTTTTCTACTAAATTGACATTAGAAGCCTGATTAACTTGTTCATAGCTAAATTTTCTGGGGGTAATGGATGATTTCATGGGTGAATAATTAGACTAGGGAATGGGGAGAATAACACAAAAGTAAGAAGCCGATTAGACATCTCCCATAATAGGAATTTTAAAGGCTGAAGTCCTTATTACAAATAAACGAAAAGAATTAATGGGCAAATTAAAGGATTTAGATTAAAGGTTCTTTTTTTGTTCTTTTAGCTTTTATTATTAATTATTCGTTATCAATTATCAATTGTTTTTTGTACTATGATGAATAAAAATTCAATATAATAAGCATCTGAGATGAAGCGTAACCTCTGGCAACAATTACTCTCAATCCCTTTTACTCTCCTTGTTTTCAATTCTGCGATCGCCATGAATAACCCCCCTAGAAACCCTGAAAAAATAGAAGAATGTGACATTTTAGTAATTGGCGGAGGTTTAGCAGGGGCAGGGGCGGCTTACGAAGGCTTATTGATGGGTAAAACCGTTTGTTTAACAGAGATTACCGACTGGGTGGGGGGACAAATTTCCTCCCAAGGCACATCAGCGCTAGATGAGAGAAACACCCAAAGACAAGAATTATTTTTCCCTCAGGGTTATTTAGAATTTCGAGATCGCATTGGGGATTTTTACGGTAAATTAAATTTGGGAGAATGCTGGGTAAGCGCTTCTTGTTTTTTACCCAAAGATGCCCATACTATTCTCTATCAACAATTGATAGATGCAGCTAGGAAGGGTAACGGTACATTAAAATGGTTTCCCAATACCGTCATTAAAGATGTGCAAGTAGAGGCAGTGGCCAATGGTGGCACAGGAGAACAAATTGTAAGTGCGATCGCCCTTAGCCATCAACCCCAACCCAACACCCCTCCCCTCAATAGCGAACCCCTTTCCAAAATTATCGAAGACGCTTATAGCTACGAAGATTCCTCCAGACTCAAGAAAACAGTCATTAAATTCGTCCCGCCCCAAAACGACAAATCAGAAGTAAAAGCCCCTTGGATGGTCATAGAAGCCACAGAAACAGGGGAAATCATCGGTTTAACAGACATACCCTATCGCCTTGGTATCGATCCCCTTTCTCCCTACGAGCCATCCTCCTCCAGTAGAACAACAGATCCCTACTGTACCCAAGGTTTTACCTACACCTTCGCCATGGAAAAAACTGCAACCCCTCAACCCCAACCAGAGCCAGAATTTTATCAACAATACGCCCCCTACTACAGCTACGAACTAGAAAGACTAGCCGACTTTGATCTTGTTTTTACCTACCGTCGCATCTATAAAGCCCAACCCAGCGAAAGAGTTACCTTTGGGGGTATTGGCTTCACCAAACCCACCCCTGGAGATATTTCCATGCAGAATTGGACTTGGGGTAACGACTACCGCCCCGGCACCTCCGTGGACAACCTTATTTATACCAGAGAGCAACTCCAAGCCACAGGACAATTACAGCCCCACGGTTGGATGGGAGGATTACGCACCGAAACCCTCTTTAAAGGGGAACAAAATGCCATCGGTTTTTATCATTGGCTAGTGGCAGGGACAACAGATTCTCAACTAGGAGAAGGAGTAAAACAACCTCATCCTGATCATATTTTCCTCCAAGGATTTGATTCCCCCATGGGTACAGCCCACGGACTTTCTAAATATCCCTACATTCGTGAGGGAAGAAGAATTATTGGTCGCCCTAACTATGCCCATCCCGATGGTTTTACGGTCAATGAAGTGGACATTTCCAGAATAAACTATGATGATGACTATTACAAAGAAACCCTCACCCCCCAAGAATATCGTCAACTTAGAGCCATCATTGCAGGATTAGAAGGATTTGCGGTCATCAGCGGGGAAATTTCCCCCGAACAAGCTCCCAAAAGAAGTCGTTCCACCATTTATGCTGATTCTGTGGGCATTGGACATTATGCCATCGATTTTCACCCCTGTATGAGTGAAAGTCCCCATGAAAAACCAGGTAATACGGAAAGAGAAGGAGAAAGACGGGGTCAAGGACAGGCTTACCCCTTTCAAATTCCTCTTTCGGCGATGATTCCCCAAAAAATAGATAATATGATTGTGGCAGGAAAAAGCATCGCTACAAGTCACATC includes these proteins:
- the rplS gene encoding 50S ribosomal protein L19: MNAKAIIESIESDYMKEKGSLPSLNVGDTVKVGVRIQEGGKERVQPFEGTIIAMRNGGINETITVRKIFQGVGVERVFLLHSPKIADIQVIRRGKVRRAKLYYLRDRVGKATRIKQRFDRPIEKAPKAKSKAK
- a CDS encoding Fur family transcriptional regulator, coding for MQPEGATENTIQSLKDALNRCQELGMRVSRQRRFILELLWSRQDHLSAKQVYDLLSQQGKHIAPTSVYQNLEALSHHGIIECVDRHDGRLYGNVTDGHSHVNIIDTNKIINVNVELPPELIEQIEQQTGVKVVNYRVDFFGYRNQN
- a CDS encoding DUF3685 domain-containing protein — its product is MKNDANVNILLIDDDPVFRLGLIALIQGESNSNIRILAQGKMADTLPLLKENPADLLLVSLDLAVEPGRMKSLLGLSRKLADSYPNVPIFLITPWGSDENIKTIANVRGCCPRNIAIPELIKGIKICARGKSYFVNIKNKNRRFIGGWLYRQCELGLREIERGIREVNFHLRNSSLSPLDVLFWQGRRRELRFVRWLVSQFVATPDGMLNSSMDDEELLGESDSVVSLPASRVDSAMVVGGDDEVDYEDLIIKKIGGSLSNKTGLFLEIDVLRGDKKKELFLLIFKEFKQLVLELKTLGLRESEVIERELSILRELWQGVVTKFLGRYVALDSGDSRLVDFKETVLKEGQFLVANSFISVPFFDQLLLYSVLGKDFFIDGQVYDYQGKSACEIEQILMENVLVAIACSTMQFTLNNLSESQPIKHNLFKQEWKSSRKIAMFRNNLAWKYKREKYWQIPRNIFEDEYQILKLGYQGIIKTKISHPRHQELNSLTGVPWLITMMIEFVDSITRGLQAIADILGKAVVFILTEIIGRGIGLIGKGIIQGIGNKIKP
- a CDS encoding serine/threonine-protein kinase codes for the protein MIISYCVNPECPNPKNHPKLKNCNTCGCSLILNKRYRVIKRLGKGGFGATFVGVDLIKKDDPLCVVKQLRPIVDDPQAFKMALSLFKREAKTLAKINHPQIPKLLNHFVDDEKFYVIQELINGDNLQKEVKEKGVYGELGVKRFLAEIVPILQYLHSEKVIHRDIKPANILRRKKDGKLILIDFGAVKDQVNTQLAQTYGQTALTQFAVGTMGYAPPEQMAMRPIYASDIYALGATCLYLLTGKSPKKFERDSETGDLVWENEVNISPSFKKVLGKMLMPNVKERYKTAEELLKGLDVAPFEQSLNQSFITVIQSADKGSDDVSTTDLSATQTGDVTMSPTQQLRQAIQKRKKKTNNIVIKWDDESFRAAYNGGKKDFSEQELNNINLTGVKLSKFVFRYAQLEGAIFIESNLAQSNFYSSNLQGANFSNANLAQAYFAKSELRDADFRGANLQGADFTNANLADANFCGANLKNVKVSQNQLKDARVNWATVFPDGGRRWWKLF
- a CDS encoding serine/threonine-protein kinase; amino-acid sequence: MSVIYCLNPHCENPQNDTKTRKCRSCGSHLILHKRYVAIKKIGKGGFGTTYLAVDMGNKNQYCVIKQLDPASANPDSYSTALDLFNREAKTMAKLEHAQIPKLIDYFEEKEQFYLIQDFILGRDLEREVKKGRIYQESSAKNFLRSMLPVLEYIHSRKVIHRDIKPGNILREKESKKLFLIDFGAVKEEVNTKLMNANPQSAFTKISVGTMGFAPPEQLAMRPVYSSDVYALGATCIFLLTGKAPKDLCDAETGELAWENHTTVSSTFAKVLNKMLEIDVKKRFNSAKEVIEALDLVPYEQELAESMFFTTTTPKEENKPDEPQDSDSSSNLTTQNLADAIRKRREKQNQPLKQKISTPRVQVQKLQITSPEMIIQEYQRGNRNFSQQTLNGFDLEGLKLPGSSFSQSKLIGVNLQKANLYRTNLMGANFAQANLREAVLKRAELYKANLKNADLQGADLQKANLTEASLKDANLCGANLTEAKVDDEQLRLAKTNWRTILPNGKRRWW
- a CDS encoding sugar phosphate nucleotidyltransferase, with product MKAMILAAGKGTRIRPITHTIPKPLIPILQKPVMEFLLELLRQHGFDEVMVNVSHLAEQIESYFRDGQRFGVQIGYSFEGSIVDGELVGNALGSAGGIKRIQEFNPFFDDTFVVLCGDALIDLDLTEVVRRHKEKGAIATVVTKSVPREAVPSYGVVVTDDDGKILTFQEKPSVEEALSTEINTGIYIFEPEVIDYIPPNQEYDIGGDLFPRLVELGLPFYGVNMDFEWVDIGKVPDYWQAIRSVLSGEIKNVDIPGKEIKPGVYTGVNVSINWDKVDITGPVYIGGMTHIEDGAKIVGPAMIGPNCWICEGATVDNSVIFEYSRLGRGVRLVDKLVFGRYCVDKTGSAIDVKEAALDWLITDSRQNCPTHLERVKAISELINFRY